TCTTGCATCTgggtgcaaaaaaacaaaaccatTATGCACACAGACAGGGAATATCATTGAAGTTTCTTGTAAACTCAAATCTCATCTCACTTTTGGCACACATTTTGGTTTTGAGCAGATGAAACACTGGAAAAGTACCACAGACAGAGGAAATGTGGGCAATAAgcagtgtgtgtatggggggggggggggggggggggttttttttgtGTGGAAAGCACCAGCCAGGGCAGGTTTCAACTGGCTCCTCATCCAGCTCTAAGGCTGCAAAAACAGTCATAACAACTTACGTCATTCCTTAGGTGGGTGAGAAGCAGGTCAGTGGGATATGCGGCCTTTGATCAGGAGCAGATAACAGTTGATTTGATGATTTAGGATCAGGTTCATACTAAAACATACATTTCACTAGTTCATCCACAAGTCATGGTCTTCAATCTTTTCAATTGCCTAACCCTAAAATAATACCACATTTGATCCATTTAatctcaaacaaaacaaaaacagtatgTTTCATTCTGCCGATTCATTTAACTAACAGCTGATTTGAGATTTATTCTATGTGGTTAGGGTGCCACTCTGTGTTCAATTTTGAAAACTACAACAACAGTATTTGAATTGCATTGACTGCCCCCAAGAGGATGTTTTAGGCACTGCTAATCCAGACAGATCCATAATCAGACCTATGCGCGCCATCATTTCTGTTCTCAAAAACTGAATTTGAATTACGTTAAAATCCTGCATGAAAATAAAAACCAGACAGTAATAGACAACACTTGTTCAGTTAACCACAGCAAAAACAAGAACCAGAGTACTTGGGGGTTGAACCTTTATTTTCTCAGCCATTCTGTTGGCTATCCATCCATAATCCACAGGTATAAAAGTCTGTAAAGAGTGCAGTATGCATGTCAAGTGTTCAATAACTGCCATGTTGTTATTTAAAAGTAGTGGCCTCAAGATATTTTGATGCTGTGAGCTATAGGGGTGTAGTCTCACAGGTCACACCCATCTAATACATTTACTCCAAATGCTCTTCCTGGTTTGTTCCGATTGGTTCTTTTCCTGAGGTCAAAGGTCCACGTGCTCTTCTGGACGTTTCACTGTTTCAGACGCCTCCACATTCTCCTCTGAAGGTAACAAAGACAAAACCACAAGCACTTGAAAATAACTGACCAGCGCTGAAAGTCCCACACCCCTCAACTCATGTACTGTACAAGGCAACACAATATCCTTTCGGTGTTAATTTTGTCTTTATGTATAGTGTATGCTGCAAAAGGAATGACCTCATTTTGGACATAGAATTTGAGAAAAACTTCAAACACATACTTGCTTGATCATGCACTGATGTGAAATACAGTGTCAACCAAGAGAACCAAGAGTCATCTGATACAACTGCACCTGCAGTATTTCATAGAGAGTATACTGTTACTGTAGTAGTAACTACAGTGTACTTAACCTACCAAGTCAgagtgatttgatttggatttaatTTAATTCATGGTTGTGGTCAACATGACTTATTATGCAGAACGCAGTTACATAAAACAATAATTCAATAACACAAGATAACTAACTACACTCAATTAAAGTGTATTGTCATGTATAAAATGCATTTTAAAATCATCAAATCAACTAGTCAAGACTGTTATTATTGATTACCTGGCTCGGGTATTTTGACACAGACTCCCTCCTGTTCCTCGTACCTGCTGGCACAGATACAGATGTAGCTTCCTTTGTTGTTCACACACTCCTGGTTCTCCGCAGTACACACGGCGTCAGGCTGCTCACACTCATTCACATCTAAACAGAGAACAGATCAACCATCAAATTGGTTTTCAGCACTGTCTGATGACTCAATTTCTGCCAATTATTAAAAttttgtacatttattgaaaGTATTAACTTCCCTCGGTGTACTAATTTCATGACTATAACcaagaatgtattcaaaatagcttCTGAAGTTTTATAATTGTATGTTCGGTAATGGGAAAATATGGTCATTGTTTTCAATTTCCTGAAAAATTTGCTTTGGAGATGAGGTTCAGACAGAGAcgttttataaagcccttttacatcagcagttggcAAAGTATTTGTATAGTAACAAACAgcaccatcctcagtgaatttcataaaaaagtgaaacattaaaaacaaGTTACCTTTTtacataaaactatacaaaatataatcacgtcaccaaataattgattaaaacacactgttttgaaatgaaggtctacagttgccccaacagcactctgtaggctaGCACgatggtgtagccggaggtcagctagtttccgtcctcctctgagtacacggacttcaatacaaaacttaggaggctcatggttctagACCCATTCCAAAGACTTGCACAGTAATGCCggcaacttccagaggacgtcctccaacctatcggagctcttgcagcatgaactgacatgtccatccaatcaaaggatcagagactTAATCTAGTACCGAAAGCAtacgctacagctagctagcactgcataaaAAGTGGTGAGTAGTTCACTCAAAGATAGAAAGACAATGAAAAATGAAGGAGAAtcaagagagctagctatatataGTTGTATTTCTTTCATTTTCCCTTTGCtggcgaatgcagctagctagtttagcctacactgaaacagagagggatgctatgttaattagctagctatggctatccaacagtggaactcttccaagtcaaggtaagctttaaGTTTTATTAATTTAATGCCACCAGGACCCGCTGGTGCAACTGCTgaactgcatgattgtagcagatTTACTAATGTGTTGGCAATGACGtttgctaatatggtgacaacaatgtaagctgtgtgtagcggttatgatatgaaggtccTGCTTGGAAAGTTTGTCttccgcctggtcacagacagctgatgtgttttgcactgaagtccacaagtgaaaaAGTGAAGAGGAGAGTACGTAGacgcgagaaggaattatacaaagcgcaaaattatcatgctgttcgtatgtggctgctatgaaagtgctATGTGCTAAGTGCTATGAAAGTATCCATTCCggcaattctgttgaaaaacatttcaaacGGAAGCGAACGGAATGGGGATAaatatacctgaatttgtccaaaagaaactcttgtttgctaAATTTGAGtattatgtagtagcctaaacctatcgatgttacattgcgCTGGGTGAataaaatatgaatgacagtcatccaatacgctgtaatagaaataaggccatgctcataaaacaaataatcgtcctccctcattttAAACGTCACAGACCGTCAAGGAGTTACGAGCATGTCATTAAGCATTCAACAACATCCATGTCATTCCCATTTCATTAAAAGATGCAATATGttactttttgggtgacctggccaaattcacatagaaatgtgagttgcagatctgtcattctcattggaaGCAAGTCTatgaagcggtagatctgttccatgtgtgttatttctatgcttcctgtttttaaatattttactttcggtcttgtacaccagcttcaaacagctgaaaatacaatatttttggttatggaaaagatatttcacagcagtttaaatGGTACaacgattctctacactatacttgcccGTCatctcacaaactgaaattaggcaaacaaaTAGAATTTCAGCAACCAGgcaatggcggagcgatttctgcatagtgcatctttaaagcaTAAAAAGTATATTTAAGCAAAGTATCTGACTGTTAAAACATGGATCTAGATTTAGCATGTAGAGAAATGTAGGGATAGCATTGCGAGTGGTAATGTACTGTATCGTCCTGCCTTTAAGGTAGTGTCCAGACTATGGACATACCTCCATTGTGGACGAGTTACTCTATGTCCAAGACTATTGCCTCTCTGTTACTGGCCAACAGGGTACACAGGCTGGACAACTGATGGTGGCAACAtcagggagggaaagaaggataaaataatgaataaaatgACAAAGAAgtgatgaagggagggagagaggaaaggaagatacTTCAGGGCCATACTGTAAGGTGAGATGTCCTAGCTCCATGTGTGGGTAACTGCATATGTGGAATGTGACAAAGTGGGCGTTGCGTGAAAGAAAAATGGGCAGATTGGTTGCCACTCAAGACTTTTGCGTGGCTGCTCCCTTGTATGTTAGGAAAAGTAACATGGcacgttaggagaatgaggtttAGGTTAGGAAAggggttaggcttagctaaaatgctacaaggACGCAGCAAGCAAGCGGTTACTTTTCGATACACCTCGTGTTGATCCTCCCACTTGTTTTGCAAAGCCCACTTTCAGACACACTCCACGTACGCAGTTACCCATGACTCCCTACCTGCGCAGGTGCCCTCTGTGTCCTGGTACCCAGGAGCACAGCTCTGGCACTTATCAGGCCCTGCCTCAGTACAGCCTGAACACACCTTGTCACAGCCTGCCAGAGAGGAGAACACAGAGGTCAAATGTTAATACTTGTTTAAAGTTTAGTACAAATATCTTAGTCAgtatacatatttatattttcAGTCCCTAATACAATAGCTGTATGCATCCAACAACATAGTAAATATGGTCCTCTCACTAAATAGTAAACCAGCTTTACAGTACCTTTACAGGAGAATGAGCCATCTGTGTTCAGACAGTACTGATCCTCTTTGCAGAGAGGAGGGTCGTTCAAGCACTCGTTCACATCTAGTGTCACACAATGAGAAGCAACAGGAAGAGTGAATTTGATCTTGATGTCAAATTCATGACAGGGAAAGTACTTATTATGCCACGGAAAAGTATAAAAATGTCTCTCTCACCAAGACAGGCCCCCTCGTCATCCTCCCCCCAGCCAGTCTTGCACTTCTCACAGTCCTCATTGGTTAGACCAGTGCAGGTCTTGCAGGAGGAATGGCACTCTGTAGTGTATGGGATTGAGTGGGAAAGGTGGTCTGAGATGCATGCCCTGCTCCAAATACACCCCTAGTCTGTCCCCTAGGCACATTGCTTAGATCTGAAAGGAATGGATTTGTGTAAACCATTGttaaaaaataacatgcaaacatAATAAACCAAGTACCTGTGCATAGTGAAAATGTGTCGTTCCTAATTTCATTGAAGTATCCGTCGATGCAATCCAGACAGAACTCCCCCTTGTAACCACGGTCACAGTCGCACCTGCCATTACCCCCTCGTGTTccatcaccatcacacacaccGTTGCCATGGCAAGGCCTCTCGGAACCCCCCACACAGGCTGTCAGACGGAAACAGATGATTCTCATTCACCCATGGCTGGTTGGTATTAGTCAAATAAATGTGGTGTTGGAGGAGTATGTCTTTACCATTGCAATCAGGGCCAAATGTTCCCTTCAAACAGCACACATTGATGGTATCAATGCAGAACCACTTATACAGATCAGGATGCTTCTTTTGCCTGGATTGGAAGAGTGAGATGTCAAATCACAATACACCATTGACTTGCAGCCTGGAAGTTCAGATATTCCACAAGGACAAATATAGTGATAAGGGGTCATGAAATCTGATGTCAATGGCCTATGCTCCAGGAGAAGTAAAaggtaagtaagtaagtaaggggTTTGGCGCTAATGGGACATGTGCTGCCCTCTTGTTCTAGCTGAGCACTCAGGTCAAGTACTCACCTCTTGAACCACCAGGTCTCAAAGTGGTCCTCATGCTCCTCTACCATGTGGTTACAGTCAAAGCTGCTGCTGTCACACAGATTCTCCAGAATCTCAACTAGGCGGATCTcactgaggagagggggaggagggaaagggaagagacagagaaatcAGCTTCTATTGTGCCACTGGGTCAACAGAGAATACGTGGTCTTGGTCAGCATGACAAATAGGTTTAGCAATCACTGATCAGAGCAAACAGATGTGATAAGCAAAGCAACAGTCCAGCATTAGGAGGAATCGTTTGTGTGATGAGTGGTGTATAGGAATCTTACCTCGTCTCATATTTGGAAAGTGCCCTCTCCTCCCAAGCGGTGTTTCCTCCACcaaagttcagtttttttgttaggTCCAATCCCTGTTGGTACAGTAGTGTGAGGATGAAGACTAGTTAACCAGACACAGACTATGGCAGTCATTTGATCAATGGTGAAAATGTACTACAGCACTGGTAATCTGGGTGTAAAGAGCACACATATGTTAGCTAGTTATTTGGTCTGGCTCCCACATTATAAACTGGTCTAACGTTAATTGACTCACTAGTATACTGGTGTTATGATGCTCAGTCATATTACATAGCCTACATCAAGGTCAGAAGAGGAGGGCTTAGTTACAGTAATGCATTTCAAGCACAATACACCATCATTGGTTGCCCACTGGTAAATAAAAGCACATCAATTGATTGTTGTTTGAATCAGACCAATTGATAGTACTGCCCAGCTAGCCAAGGCAAATTATGCTCAGAAGAACATTTCAAACCTTACCTTAATGAAGTTATCAGCTATCTGTTTGCAGGTATTACATGAGCTTTTTAAGTCTTTTGCATAGGTGCATTGTGAGAGTAAAATAAAAGCTAGGCTAAAAAATAGCCACAATAATTGACGGAACGATAGCATTCTGGCTAACTACAGTAACGTTAGTTGGATAGCAGTTGAATGACTCGAAGTTTCACATCATAGCTAACGTTATACCTTAGCCACTTGCCAGCAAACTTCCTATCCCTAAAAACATGCAGCACAAAGTCCGGCCACATATAAAACAATTCATTGGAAGTTAGCTAGCGTTATCTATGCAAAGCATTCGAAAgaaatatgtacatgcaggtagaaaGAAATAGCTACTTTTTCGGGACAGGCTGTTGGTACGGTTGTGGCTTGTCGTGATTTGCCATTTTGCCTATCAATCACTGTAAGTACCAATGATATTCTGCCACGCGCGGGACACCCGTCTTCATTCTACCCACGTGGAAAAAGAAATTAACATTTCCATATTCTTGCGCACGCGTCAACTTCCTATATACTTTCACGTCATGGCAGAGAAGAGGACTGCGTCTGGGAAATCACTGTTGTTTTTACTCATTTCGGTGACTctattacatttgtttatttgtcCTTTTACAAAAGTTGAAGAGAGTTTCAACTTACAAGCAGTGCATGATATTCTTTATCACAGACTTGATTTTGAAAAGGTAAGACAGAGCTACGCATACAACAGCCAACTAACGTtaacggtagctagctaaaagttagctaacgttaatctTTTTTACACATGCATGGTGCAAATGCTTGTTGACAGTGTTACACTATCTTGTTCATCTCTTGATAACGCGTTCTACAACATTACCTGCCCGTAAGTCATATTGTGCCCACCTAAACAATGACAAATAGTTTAGGCTCCCGGGTGGTCTAAGACCCTGCATCTCAGTACAaaaggcgtcactgcagtacctggttcgaatccaggctgcatcacatccggctgtggttgggagtctcatagggcagtgcgcaattggcacagcgtcgtccgggtttggccggggtaggccatcattgtaaataagaacctgttcttaactgacttgcctagtttaaaaaatatacactgctcaaaaaaataaagggagcacttaaacaacacaatgtaactccaagtcaatcacacgtctgtgaaatcaaactgtccacttaggaagcaacactgattgacaataaatttcacatgctgctgtgcaaatggaatagacaacaggtggaaattataggcaattagcaagacacccccaataaaggagtggttctgcaggtggtgaccacagaccacttctcagttcctatgcttcctggctgatgttttggtcacttttgaatgctggtggtgctttcactctagtggtagcatgagacagagtctacaacccacacaagtggctcaggtagtgcagctcatccaggatggcacatcaatgcgagctgtggcaagaaggtttgctgtgtctgtcagcgtagtgttcagagcatggaggcgctaccaggagacaggccagtacatcaggagacgtggaggaggccgtaggagggcaacaacccagcagcaggaccgctacctccgcctttgtgcaaggaggagcaggaggagcactgccagagccttgcaaaatttttatttatttatttatttaacctttatttaaccaggtaggcaaattgagaacacgttctcatttacaattgcgacctggccaagataaagcaaagcagtttgacacatacaacaacacatagttacacatggagtaaaacaaacatatagtcaatgatacagtgaaaaaaaataaagctatatacatggagcaagtgagtgagataagggagaaggcaaacaaatatatgtataaatagataaaaaaataaaaggccatggtggcgaagtaatacaacacagcaagtaaaataaaaataaaaaacactggaatggttggtttgcagtggaagaaagcgcaaagtagagacagaaataatgggtgcaaaggagcaaaataaataaataaatacagtaggggaagaggtagttgtttgggctaaattatagatggctatgtacagtgcagtaatctatgagctactctgacagctggtgcttaaagctagtgagggagataagtgtttccagtttcagagatttttgtagttcgttccagtcattgcagcagagaactggaaggagagcggccaaaggaagaattggttttgggggtgaccagagagataaacctgctggagcgcgtgctacaggtaggtgttctATGGTgaacagcgagctgagataaggggggacttacctagcagggtcttgtagatgacctggaaccagtgggtttggcgacgagtatgaagcgaggccagccaacagagtgtacaggtcgcagtggtgggtagtatttggggctttgtgacaaaacggatggcactgtgatagactgcatccaatttattgagtagggttttgagctattttgtaatgacatgacaccgaagtcgaggattggtaggatggtcagttttacaagggtatgtttgcagcatgagtgaaggatgctttgttgaggaataggaagccaattctagatttaactttggattggagatgtttgatgtgagtctggaaggagagtttacagtctaaccagacacctaggtatttgtagtgtccacatattctaagtcagaccgtccagagtagtgatgttggacaggcgggcaggtgcaggcagcatcgcgttgaagagcatgcatttagttttacttgtatttaagagcaattggaggcccggaaggagagtttatgcattgaagctcgcctgagggttgttaacacagtgtccaaagaagggccagaagtatacagaatagtgtcgtctgcgtagaggtggatcagagatcaccagcagcaagagcgacatcattgatgtatacagagaaagagtcggtccaagaattgaacctgtggcacccccatggagactgccagaggcccggacaacagaccctcccgatttgacacactgaactcgatcagagaagtagttggtgaaccaggcgaggcaatcattagagaaaccaaggctgtcgagtctgccgatgaggatgtggtgattgacagagtcaaaagcttgccaggtcaatgaatacggctgcacagtattgtttcctatcgatggcggttaagatactgtttatgaccttgagcgtggctgaggtgcacccatgaccagctctgaaaccagattgcatagtggagaaggtatggtgggattcgaaatggtcggtaatctgtttgttgacttggctttcgaagaccttagaaaggcagggtagatagatataggtctgtagctgttagggtcaagagtgtccccccctttgaagaggggataccgcagctgctttccaatctttgggaatctcagacgacacgaaagagaggttgaaaaggctagtaatagggtgcaacaatttcagcagatagttttagaaagaaaaggtccagattatctagcccggctgatttgtaagggtccagattttgcagctcttttagaacatcacgctgactgtatttgggagaaagagaaatggggaaggcttggcgagtagcagaggggagggcagtgctgttgtccggggtaggggtagccaggtggaaagcatggccagccgtagaaaaatgcttattgaaattctcaattatagtggatttgtcgtggtgacagtgtttcctatcttcagagcagttggaagctgggaggaggtgttcttattctccatggactttacagtgtcccagaacttttttgaatttgtgttgcaggaagcaaatttctgcttgaaaaagctagccttgcttttctaactgcctgtgtatactggtttctagctccctgaaaagttgcatatcacgggctgttcgatgctaatgcagaacgccataggatgtttttctgttggttaagggcagtcaggtcaggagagaaccaagctatatctgttcctgttctaaatttcttgaatgggcatgcttattcaagatggtgaggaaggcattttaaaatgtccaggcatcctctactgacgggatgaatcaatatccttccaggatacctcgccaggtcgattagaaaggcctgctcgctgaagtgtttcaggagcgtttgacagtgatgagtggaggtcgtttgaccgctgaccattacggatgcaggcaatgaggcagtgatcgctgagatcttggttgaaaacagcagaggtgtatttggagggcaagtttgttgatgatatctatgagggacCCATGTTTACGGAAgttgggtggtacctggtaggttcattgataatttgtgtgagattgagggcatcaagcttagattgtagggtgctGGGGttaagcatgttcaaatttaggtcgcctagcagcacgagctctgaagatagatgggggcaatcagttcacatatagttccagagcacagctggggcagagggtggtctatagcaggcggcaacggtgagacttgtttttagagaggtggatttttaaaagtagaagttcaaattgtttgggaacagacctggatagtaaaacagaactctgcaggcaatctttgcaatagattgcaacaccgccccaaaatgacctccagcaggccacaaatgtgcatgtgtctgctcaaacggtcagaaacagactccatgagggtggtatgagcccgacgtccacaggtgggggttgtgcttacagcccaacaccgtgcaggacgtttggcatttgccagagaacaccaagattggcaaattcgccactggcgccctgtgctcttcacagatgaaagcaggttcacactgagcacatgtgacagacgtgacggagtctggagacgccgtggagaacgttctgctgcctgcaacatcctccagcatgaccggtt
This window of the Salvelinus sp. IW2-2015 linkage group LG24, ASM291031v2, whole genome shotgun sequence genome carries:
- the creld2 gene encoding cysteine-rich with EGF-like domain protein 2 isoform X3; amino-acid sequence: MLSFRQLLWLFFSLAFILLSQCTYAKDLKSSCNTCKQIADNFIKGLDLTKKLNFGGGNTAWEERALSKYETSEIRLVEILENLCDSSSFDCNHMVEEHEDHFETWWFKRQKKHPDLYKWFCIDTINVCCLKGTFGPDCNACVGGSERPCHGNGVCDGDGTRGGNGRCDCDRGYKGEFCLDCIDGYFNEIRNDTFSLCTECHSSCKTCTGLTNEDCEKCKTGWGEDDEGACLDVNECLNDPPLCKEDQYCLNTDGSFSCKGCDKVCSGCTEAGPDKCQSCAPGYQDTEGTCADVNECEQPDAVCTAENQECVNNKGSYICICASRGECGGV
- the creld2 gene encoding cysteine-rich with EGF-like domain protein 2 isoform X1, producing MLSFRQLLWLFFSLAFILLSQCTYAKDLKSSCNTCKQIADNFIKGLDLTKKLNFGGGNTAWEERALSKYETSEIRLVEILENLCDSSSFDCNHMVEEHEDHFETWWFKRQKKHPDLYKWFCIDTINVCCLKGTFGPDCNACVGGSERPCHGNGVCDGDGTRGGNGRCDCDRGYKGEFCLDCIDGYFNEIRNDTFSLCTECHSSCKTCTGLTNEDCEKCKTGWGEDDEGACLDVNECLNDPPLCKEDQYCLNTDGSFSCKGCDKVCSGCTEAGPDKCQSCAPGYQDTEGTCADVNECEQPDAVCTAENQECVNNKGSYICICASRYEEQEGVCVKIPEPGAVVSDDSWFSWLTLYFTSVHDQAKENVEASETVKRPEEHVDL
- the creld2 gene encoding cysteine-rich with EGF-like domain protein 2 isoform X2, with the protein product MLSFRQLLWLFFSLAFILLSQCTYAKDLKSSCNTCKQIADNFIKGLDLTKKLNFGGGNTAWEERALSKYETSEIRLVEILENLCDSSSFDCNHMVEEHEDHFETWWFKRQKKHPDLYKWFCIDTINVCCLKGTFGPDCNACVGGSERPCHGNGVCDGDGTRGGNGRCDCDRGYKGEFCLDCIDGYFNEIRNDTFSLCTECHSSCKTCTGLTNEDCEKCKTGWGEDDEGACLDVNECLNDPPLCKEDQYCLNTDGSFSCKGCDKVCSGCTEAGPDKCQSCAPGYQDTEGTCADVNECEQPDAVCTAENQECVNNKGSYICICASRYEEQEGVCVKIPEPEENVEASETVKRPEEHVDL